The following proteins come from a genomic window of Microtus ochrogaster isolate Prairie Vole_2 chromosome 7, MicOch1.0, whole genome shotgun sequence:
- the Zc3h7a gene encoding zinc finger CCCH domain-containing protein 7A isoform X3 — protein sequence MSSVSEERRKRQHNIKEGLQFIQSPLSYPGTQEQYAVYLHALVRNLFNEGNDTYRECDWSSSLSQYSEALSIADYAKSEEILIPKEIIEKLHINRIACYSNMGFHDKVLEDCNAVLSINASNCKALYRKSKALSDLGRYKEAYDAVAKCSLAVPQDEHVIKLTQELAQKLGFKIRKAYVRAELSLKPVPGDGATKAVNYSVEDIEPDLLTPRQEALPVVSLPMSSFPHDIGSELASVPVMPGTSVLQVDESPLPSTVFANGGKYAFMPPDTFIDDGDIILGDDIDDLLDSAPETNDAVMPSTLGRGSLPTASVAPSLPFRTSTSLLGTLPIGARYAPLPSFAELYPPLTSTLEDFFCSSLNSFSVTESKRDLSTSTAREGTTLNNSKSSLFLMNGPGSLFPSENFLGIANQPRNDYGNLFGSVIAKPFSSGTPRHPLEGTHELRQACQICFVKSGPKLMDFTYHANLDHKCKKDILIGRIKNVEDKSWKKIRPRPTKTNYEGPYYICKDVAAEDECRYSGHCTFAYCQEEIDVWTLERKGAFSREAFFGGNGKISLTVVKLLQEHLGEFTFLCEKCFDHKPRMISKRNKDNSTACSHPVTKHEFEDNKCLVHILRETTVKYSKIRSFHSQCQLDLCRHEVRYGCLREDECFYAHSLIELKVWIMQNERGISHDVIAQESKQYWRSLEASMPGTQVLGNQIMPGLLNMEIKFVCAQCLRNGQVIEPDKNRKYCSAKAQHSWTKERRAMRAMSFEPMQPYCFWKKMSVCWQLFFCS from the exons ATGTCCAGTGTGTccgaggagagaagaaaaagacagcacAATATTAAGGAAGGTCTACAGTTCATCCA gTCTCCGCTGTCATATCCAGGGACCCAGGAGCAATATGCG gtGTATTTGCATGCTCTCGTGAGAAATCTTTTTAATGAAGGAAATGATACTTACCGGGAATGTGATTGGAGTAGCTCTCTAAGTCAGTACTCAGAAGCTTTGAGTATAGCTGATTATGCGAAGTCTGAAGAAATTTTAATTCCTAAAGAAATCATTGAAAAACTTCATATAAATCGTATTGCCTGCTATTCTAATATG GGTTTCCATGATAAAGTTTTGGAAGATTGTAATGCTGTCCTCAGTATTAATGCCAGTAACTGCAAGGCTCTGTATCGGAAATCTAAGGCTTTGAGTGACTTAGGGCGCTACAAAGAGGCCTACGATGCTGTAGCAAAGTGCTCCTTAGCAGTGCCTCAG gatgaaCATGTAATAAAACTAACTCAAGAATTAGCTCAGAAATTGGGatttaaaataaggaaagcaTATGTCAGAGCTGAG ctctctctgaagccagttccaggagatggGGCTACCAAG GCTGTGAACTATTCTGTGGAAGATATTGAGCCAG ATTTATTAACCCCAAGGCAAGAAGCACTTCCAGTTGTCTCCCTTCCTATGTCCAGTTTTCCTCATGATATTGGGAGTGAGCTGGCCTCAGTTCCTGTTATGCCTGGCACTTCTGTTTTGCAAGTGGATGAGAGCCCACTGCCATCCACAGTGTTTGCAAATGGAGGGAAGTACGCCTTTATGCCACCAGACACCTTTATAGATGATGGAGACATTATCCTTGGGGATGACATAGACGATCTCCTTGATTCTGCCCCAGAAACAAATGATGCTGTCATG CCTTCCACCCTGGGCAGAGGGTCTCTCCCAACAGCCAGTGTGGCTCCTAGCTTGCCCTTCAGAACATCAACATCTCTGCTTGGAACCTTGCCCATTGGTGCAAGGTATGCTCCTCTGCCCTCCTTTGCAGAGTTATATCCACCTCTGACCTCGACCTTGGAagatttcttctgttcttctttaaattcattttcagtGACTGAGTCCAAGCGAG atctGTCCACCTCAACTGCTAGAGAGGGAACAACGCTTAACAACAGTAAATCCTCCCTTTTCCTT ATGAATGGACCAGGCAGTTTGTTTCCCTCTGAAAATTTCCTGGGAATTGCAAATCAGCCTAGAAATGACTATGGAAACTTGTTCGGAAGTGTGATTGCTAAGCCATTTTCATCAGGGACTCCTAGGCACCCCCTCGAAGGAACCCACGAGCTGAGACAAGCTTGCCAGATCTGCTTCGTAAAATCAG GTCCTAAGTTAATGGATTTCACTTACCATGCTAATCTTGATCATAAATGtaagaaagatattttaattgGTAGGATAAAAAATGTTGAAGATAAATCATGGAAAAAAATACGTCCAagaccaacaaaaacaaattatgaaGGACCGTATTATATATGTAAAG ATGTTGCTGCAGAGGATGAATGTCGATATTCTGGTCACTGTACATTCGCTTATTGCCAAGAAGAGATAGATGTGTGGACCCTTGAAAGAAAAGGGGCATTCAGTCGAGAGGCTTTCTTTGGTGGCAATGGAAAGATCAGTCTTACTGTGGTCAAACTTCTTCAAGAGCATCTTGGAGAGTTTACATTCCTTTGTGAG aAATGTTTTGATCATAAACCTAGAATGATAAGCAAAAGAAATAAGGATAATTCCACTGCTTGTTCTCACCCGGTTACAAAGCATGAATTTGAGGACAATAA gTGCCTTGTCCACATTTTGAGAGAGACTACagtaaaatattccaaaatacgTTCTTTTCATAGTCAGTGTCAGCTTGATCTGTGTCGACATGAGGTCCGTTACGGTTGCTTAAGGGAAGATGAGTGCTTCTATGCCCATAGTCTTATTGAATTGAAAGTATGGATAATGCAAAATGAAAGAG GTATCTCCCATGATGTTATTGCTCAAGAATCCAAACAATATTGGAGAAGTTTGGAAGCAAGCATGCCTGGGACTCAG GTACTTGGCAATCAGATAATGCCTGGATTACTTAATATGGAGATAAAATTTGTATGTGCTCAGTGTCTGAGAAATGGTCAAGTCATTGAACCAGACAAGAACAGAAAGTACTGCAGTGCCAAAGCACAGCACTC GTGGACCAAAGAGCGTCGTGCGATGAGAGCAATGTCTTTTGAAC